Proteins from a genomic interval of Zingiber officinale cultivar Zhangliang chromosome 2A, Zo_v1.1, whole genome shotgun sequence:
- the LOC122042038 gene encoding uncharacterized protein LOC122042038, which yields MAFRIVRSSINVLVPSSEPLVRAISLRLSALFWAARFPSSSPLFAILNVKLSQTVFSFVSTLPFTVTFLIAGKASVIHVVFGGRSRSRRSVSVSLSLFRSVLLTYLFNSFLMLSVNAAVFAVLFVVFNAAELLGLSDSGGASLPLISAAGAVLYSVVIANATVVCGLALVVSAVTNRAGDVPVLEAWRLVRRRASTALAVALPANLCLSAVGPVPAPGGAALRCCRGIELGSAV from the exons ATGGCTTTCAGGATCGTAAGGAGCTCCATCAAT GTACTGGTTCCGTCGTCGGAGCCGCTGGTCAGAGCTATTTCTCTCCGGCTGTCGGCGCTGTTCTGGGCGGCAAGGTTCCCTTCCTCGTCGCCGCTCTTCGCTATTTTGAACGTCAAGCTCTCGCAAACTGTCTTTTCCTTCGTCTCTACGCTTCCGTTCACCGTAACTTTCCTCATCGCCGGCAAAGCTTCCGTAATCCACGTTGTGTTCGGTGGCCGAAGCAGGAGCCGACGGTCGGTTTCCgtttccctctccctcttccgCTCGGTCCTACTAACCTACCTGTTCAACTCCTTCCTTATGCTCTCCGTCAACGCCGCCGTCTTCGCCGTCCTCTTCGTCGTGTTCAACGCCGCCGAACTCCTCGGCCTCAGTGACTCCGGCGGCGCCTCGCTCCCCCTCATATCCGCCGCGGGCGCCGTCCTCTACTCGGTGGTGATTGCCAACGCGACGGTGGTCTGCGGCCTGGCGCTCGTCGTCTCCGCCGTGACCAACCGCGCCGGGGATGTCCCGGTGCTGGAGGCGTGGAGGCTCGTCCGGCGGCGGGCCTCGACTGCGCTGGCGGTGGCGCTGCCGGCCAATCTCTGCCTGTCCGCCGTGGGCCCTGTTCCGGCACCGGGTGGTGCGGCGTTACGATGTTGCAGGGGAATTGAGCTGGGCTCTGCTGTATGA
- the LOC122042037 gene encoding metal transporter Nramp3-like, with product MPHINPPVLGDESTSMEAESLLPRGSASVDRDGGKGRRIAAAFDEDEIFEGAYDFDEKVVVSVVSDLGSVGVDGPAPPFSWRKLWLFTGPGFLMSIAFLDPGNLEGDLQAGAVAGYSLLWLLLLATAMGLLIQMLSARLGVATGSHLAELCREEYPKWAMLSLWLMAEVALIGADIQEVIGSAIAIKILSRGVFPLWTGVVITAFDCFIFLFLENYGVRKLEGFFAFLIATMAFSFTWMLGEAKPSGKELLIGLLVPKLSSKTINQAVGIVGCVIMPHNVFLHSALVQSRAIDPNKKSHVQEALRYYTIESTVALIISFLINLFVTTVFAKGFYGTEEADVIGLENAGNYLQEKYGGGLFPILYIWGIGLLAAGQSSTITGTYAGQFIMGGFLNLRMKKWIRSFITRSFAIIPTIVVALFFDTSDSALDILNQWLNVLQSVQIPFALIPLLTLVSKEQVMGAFKIGPVYQALTWVVAALLFIINGYLLVDFFLSEIRSMLFGLIICSVVALYMAFIIYLIFHGRQYHSR from the exons ATGCCGCACATCAACCCTCCAGTTCTCGGCGACGAGTCCACGTCGATGGAGGCGGAGTCCCTCCTCCCTCGCGGATCCGCCTCCGTCGACCGCGACGGCGGCAAGGGGCGGCGCATCGCTGCTGCATTTGACGAGGACGAGATCTTCGAGGGAGCTTACGATTTCGATGAGAAGGTCGTCGTATCCGTAGTCTCCGACTTGGGAAGCGTCGGCGTTGATGGCCCCGCGCCTCCCTTCTCCTGGCGGAAGCTGTGGCTCTTCACCGGGCCGGGGTTTCTGATGAGCATCGCGTTCCTGGATCCGGGAAACCTGGAGGGGGACCTCCAGGCTGGAGCCGTTGCGGGGTACTCGCTTCTGTGGCTGCTGCTCTTGGCAACGGCGATGGGGCTCCTGATCCAGATGCTCTCGGCGCGGCTAGGCGTGGCCACGGGAAGCCACCTAGCGGAGTTATGCCGCGAGGAGTATCCGAAATGGGCGATGCTTTCTCTGTGGCTGATGGCGGAGGTGGCGCTGATCGGCGCTGATATACAGGAGGTGATTGGGAGTGCCATCGCGATTAAGATTTTAAGCCGTGGGGTGTTTCCACTCTGGACTGGAGTCGTCATCACTGCTTTTGATTG CTTCATCTTTCTATTCCTTGAGAATTATGGTGTTAGGAAGTTGGAAGGATTCTTTGCTTTCCTTATTGCAACAATGGCATTCTCATTTACATGGATGCTTGGTGAGGCTAAGCCTAGTGGAAAGGAGCTTCTGATTG GTCTTCTGGTTCCAAAACTTAGCTCCAAAACAATAAACCAGGCTGTTGGTATTGTTGGATGTGTGATCATGCCACACAATGTCTTTTTACATTCTGCTCTTGTACAGTCAAGAGCTATAGACCCTAACAAGAAAAGCCACGTTCAAGAAGCATTAAGATATTATACCATAGAGTCCACAGTTGCGTTAATTATTTCTTTCCTTATAAATTTATTTGTCACAACAGTTTTTGCCAAGGGATTTTATGGTACAGAGGAAGCTGATGTTATTGGTCTTGAAAATGCTGGCAATTATCTACAAGAGAAGTATGGAGGAGGGTTGTTTCCTATTCTTTACATCTGGGGAATTGGTTTATTAGCAGCTGGCCAGAGTAGCACAATTACTGGGACTTATGCTGGTCAGTTTATAATGGGTGGATTTCTGAATCTCCGTATGAAGAAATGGATCAGATCATTCATCACTAGAAGCTTTGCAATCATCCCAACTATAGTTGTTGCTTTGTTTTTTGACACTTCTGATTCTGCACTAGATATTTTGAATCAATGGCTTAACGTGCTTCAATCAGTTCAAATACCATTTGCTCTAATTCCGCTTCTCACCTTGGTGTCGAAAGAACAAGTGATGGGAGCTTTCAAAATTGGTCCTGTTTATCAA GCATTGACTTGGGTTGTTGCTGCTCTTCTTTTCATAATCAACGGTTATCTCTTGGTCGATTTTTTCTTGTCTGAAATACGAAGCATGCTATTCGGGCTGATCATCTGCTCTGTCGTGGCGCTATATATGGCATTCATAATCTACCTCATTTTTCATGGCAGGCAGTATCACAGTCGATAA